The proteins below are encoded in one region of Marinobacter sp. F4206:
- a CDS encoding lipopolysaccharide assembly protein LapB: protein MMLVRAAHRTLRGTLAGLALGAVCLPVGAASSMSEVQDLKYGAILFEFYQQNYFEALVEYAWAEDHGGVQNHGTYPELLKGGISLSYGLDTQAEDIFTRVARGNLTEEVRNRAWFYLGKMQYLRGDTSVAARNLSNIQGPLPEAVDSEYRYLAALVNVKLGYFSAGEAVADSIDDDSPFAPYFYFNLAIAFGSQENSGRAIAALEKVIDLADGSEELHRLADRARMALSFLYARRDDQNNAGLQLSRISSTGAYSNRGLLGASWMAINEGAFRDALGPLDVLTTRSIALPEVQEAILLQPHVYEQMGLNGRAAQGFIDADHQFREALDWLQKARQSLDHADVMELFVQNLDQVLGESDWFGAAPSVSVNHLSPFLVELMSDHSFQSVLKDLRDLYAIRNNLENWQARRDDFDVILAARAGSIDGESYRQGLSRLSRQVAESRERYQILSSRMASLPEDAQERLKWQLEDLAFDITRGENMLDALNGAHAISEGDQFSQAVVRMMAQVDDQMVRTEGLITRLEDVMRTLVATELDIHQQRLEQYQVEAQLAKVRILDRSLQDLEVIEDEGQSAPESAAAPADQAEGGDHAI from the coding sequence ATGATGCTCGTACGCGCTGCCCATCGAACGCTCAGAGGCACCCTGGCCGGGCTGGCTCTCGGGGCTGTGTGCCTGCCGGTCGGCGCCGCGTCGTCGATGTCTGAGGTACAGGACCTCAAGTACGGTGCAATCCTGTTCGAGTTCTACCAGCAGAATTATTTTGAAGCCCTGGTCGAGTATGCCTGGGCGGAGGACCATGGTGGCGTCCAGAATCACGGTACTTACCCGGAGCTGCTGAAAGGCGGTATCAGCCTGTCCTACGGACTGGATACCCAGGCCGAGGATATCTTCACCCGGGTTGCCCGTGGCAACCTGACCGAAGAGGTACGCAACCGGGCCTGGTTCTATCTTGGTAAGATGCAATACCTTCGCGGCGATACCAGCGTCGCGGCCCGTAACCTGAGCAATATCCAGGGCCCGCTTCCGGAGGCGGTGGATTCCGAATACCGTTATCTGGCGGCCCTGGTGAACGTGAAGCTGGGTTACTTTTCGGCCGGTGAGGCGGTTGCCGACAGTATTGATGACGACAGCCCGTTCGCGCCCTACTTCTATTTCAACCTGGCCATTGCCTTTGGTTCTCAGGAAAATTCCGGCCGCGCCATCGCAGCTCTGGAAAAGGTCATTGACCTGGCTGATGGCAGCGAGGAACTTCACCGGCTGGCCGACCGGGCGCGAATGGCGCTTTCCTTCCTTTACGCCCGCCGGGACGATCAAAACAACGCAGGCCTGCAGCTTTCGCGGATCAGCAGCACCGGTGCCTACTCCAACCGGGGCCTGCTGGGTGCCAGTTGGATGGCCATTAATGAGGGCGCCTTCCGCGATGCGCTCGGCCCCCTTGATGTACTGACCACTCGTTCCATTGCGTTGCCGGAAGTCCAGGAGGCGATTCTGCTCCAGCCCCATGTCTACGAGCAGATGGGTCTTAACGGACGGGCGGCCCAGGGCTTTATCGACGCCGATCACCAATTCCGGGAGGCCCTGGACTGGCTCCAGAAAGCCCGGCAGTCACTGGATCACGCGGACGTGATGGAGCTGTTTGTCCAGAACCTTGACCAGGTGCTGGGTGAAAGCGACTGGTTTGGCGCCGCGCCGTCGGTCTCCGTTAACCATCTCTCGCCGTTCCTGGTCGAGCTCATGTCCGATCACAGCTTCCAGTCTGTGCTCAAGGATCTGAGAGATCTGTATGCCATTCGCAATAACCTCGAAAACTGGCAGGCACGACGTGATGATTTCGACGTCATTCTGGCTGCCCGAGCTGGCAGCATTGACGGTGAGAGCTACCGTCAGGGCCTGTCCCGGCTTTCGCGCCAGGTAGCCGAGAGCCGTGAACGCTATCAGATATTGTCCAGCCGTATGGCCAGCCTCCCCGAGGATGCTCAGGAACGCCTGAAGTGGCAGCTCGAAGACCTGGCCTTTGATATTACCCGTGGCGAAAACATGCTTGATGCGCTCAATGGCGCGCACGCCATTTCCGAAGGTGACCAGTTCAGTCAGGCCGTGGTCCGGATGATGGCGCAGGTCGACGACCAGATGGTGCGCACGGAAGGACTGATCACTCGCCTTGAAGACGTCATGCGCACGCTGGTGGCCACCGAGCTGGATATCCACCAGCAGCGCCTGGAGCAGTACCAGGTCGAGGCTCAACTGGCGAAGGTCCGGATTCTGGACCGCTCCCTGCAGGACCTCGAAGTGATTGAAGACGAAGGACAGTCGGCGCCGGAGTCCGCTGCTGCCCCCGCAGACCAGGCGGAAGGAGGCGATCATGCGATCTAG
- a CDS encoding SH3 domain-containing protein: MNAITDTFTNLPYPFPGNLCRNVFLSLLLLTVPMADADAQTAFEEDSAVLEVVDPFIELHTAPGRGYPVFHVIEKGEQVELLKRKTNWYKVRSASGEEGWTKAAQLGRTLLPTGLPADLPEVGHGEYLASSWRVGFTTGLFEQSTSFSLAVGYRPLTWLGAELEAGKIYNRSVTSDYYSANLIIEPFHQWDLTPYALAGVSRFSFDARQKVLLSDLGNADAVNVGGGLSYYIGRNFLVRAEYRVYSVSSNSESTGLSEWKIGLNTFF; this comes from the coding sequence ATGAACGCGATCACAGACACCTTCACTAACTTGCCGTATCCGTTCCCCGGCAACCTCTGTCGGAACGTTTTCCTGTCACTGCTGTTGCTGACCGTGCCGATGGCAGACGCCGACGCACAGACAGCGTTCGAGGAAGACAGCGCTGTGCTCGAGGTGGTGGATCCGTTTATTGAACTGCACACCGCACCGGGCCGGGGCTACCCGGTGTTCCATGTGATCGAGAAGGGCGAGCAGGTTGAGCTGCTGAAACGCAAGACCAACTGGTACAAAGTGCGTTCTGCTTCCGGGGAGGAAGGCTGGACCAAGGCGGCGCAACTTGGTCGCACCCTGCTGCCGACCGGGCTTCCGGCAGACCTGCCCGAAGTCGGCCACGGCGAATACCTGGCGTCCAGCTGGCGCGTGGGCTTTACCACCGGCCTGTTTGAGCAGTCCACCAGCTTCAGCCTGGCGGTCGGTTACCGCCCCCTCACCTGGCTGGGTGCGGAACTGGAAGCCGGCAAGATCTATAACCGCTCGGTCACCAGTGATTACTACAGCGCCAACCTGATCATCGAGCCATTCCACCAGTGGGACCTGACCCCCTACGCGTTGGCCGGGGTTTCCCGGTTTTCCTTCGATGCTCGCCAGAAGGTCCTGCTGAGCGACCTTGGTAATGCGGATGCCGTCAACGTCGGTGGCGGCCTCAGCTACTACATCGGTCGCAACTTTCTAGTTCGTGCCGAGTACCGCGTGTACTCGGTTTCCTCCAATTCAGAAAGCACAGGTTTAAGTGAATGGAAAATCGGTCTGAACACCTTCTTCTGA
- a CDS encoding outer membrane beta-barrel domain-containing protein, translating to MENRSEHLLLISDFSGYGTGKALLLACSLAIPQWATAQATRDGDKPAPVQVIAPEVKPRSIQEADIDAEFFEVGAFAGMMTIDNFSSEPLVGVSAAFHATEDFFLQFNYGVTEAGLTSFEELSGVNVRLLSDSDRDYSYYDFLVGYNIFPGEVFFSDSLTFNSAFYLVGGVGNTEFGGESNFTTTLGTGFRVVLLDWLTVHVDFRDHMFTSDLIRESQLTHNIELSSGFTLFF from the coding sequence ATGGAAAATCGGTCTGAACACCTTCTTCTGATCTCAGATTTCTCTGGCTACGGGACCGGCAAGGCACTGCTACTGGCGTGCTCGCTGGCCATTCCACAATGGGCGACTGCGCAGGCCACCCGAGACGGCGACAAACCGGCTCCGGTTCAGGTGATCGCGCCCGAGGTGAAACCCCGCAGTATCCAGGAGGCGGATATCGATGCGGAGTTTTTCGAGGTCGGTGCGTTTGCCGGCATGATGACGATCGACAACTTCAGCAGCGAACCGTTGGTGGGGGTCAGCGCGGCCTTCCACGCCACCGAGGACTTTTTCCTGCAGTTCAATTACGGGGTTACCGAGGCAGGGCTGACGTCGTTCGAGGAGCTCAGTGGCGTTAACGTAAGGCTACTGAGCGATTCCGACCGGGACTACAGCTACTACGACTTCCTGGTGGGCTACAACATTTTTCCGGGCGAGGTGTTTTTCAGCGATTCACTGACCTTCAACTCCGCCTTTTATCTGGTGGGGGGTGTCGGCAACACCGAGTTCGGTGGGGAGAGCAACTTCACGACAACCCTGGGCACCGGGTTCCGGGTGGTGTTACTGGACTGGCTGACCGTTCACGTGGACTTCCGGGACCACATGTTCACCAGCGACCTCATTCGCGAGTCCCAACTGACCCACAACATTGAGCTGTCGTCCGGGTTTACCCTGTTCTTCTGA
- a CDS encoding acetolactate synthase large subunit produces MANDQPAGARNGAELFIKALENEGVKYIFAVPGEENLDFLEALRTSSIQLVLNRHEQAAGFMAATYGRLTGRVGVCLSTLGPGATNLVTAAAYAQLGGMPMMMISGQKPIKSSKQGLFQILDVVDLMRPLTKYTRQISNANTIPAKVREAFRLASEERPGAVHLELPEDIAAERPEPDTHIFEPSDARRPSASVKSLEMACDMLRKARHPLIMIGAGANRKRVSQALIHLVNVTNIPFFTTQMGKGVVDERHPRYLGNAALSAGDFVHCAIDRADLVINVGHDVVEKPPFFMKAGGKQVIHVNFSGADVDPVYFPQHEVVGDIANSVEYMAEHCGHCASHDFSWFMDVKAAVDRHLKDRSDDERFPVIPQRIVSDVRRVMPEDGIIALDNGMYKLWFARNYPAYDNNTVLLDNALASMGAGLPSAMMAAMLYPHLKVMAVCGDGGFMMNSQELETAVRLNLNLVVLVIDDSAYGMIKWKQGQEGFEDFGLDYRNPDFVKYADSYGATGHRIARTEDLRPTLERALSEGGVHLVDVPVDYSENRRVFDEELADLTCQL; encoded by the coding sequence ATGGCAAACGACCAACCCGCCGGGGCGCGAAATGGGGCAGAGCTGTTCATCAAGGCCCTGGAGAATGAAGGGGTAAAGTACATCTTCGCGGTGCCGGGTGAAGAGAACCTGGATTTTCTCGAGGCCCTGCGCACATCCAGTATCCAGCTGGTGCTGAATCGCCACGAACAGGCTGCTGGCTTTATGGCCGCGACCTATGGCCGCCTGACCGGACGGGTGGGCGTTTGCCTCTCGACCCTCGGCCCGGGGGCGACCAACCTGGTTACTGCGGCTGCCTACGCCCAGCTTGGCGGCATGCCGATGATGATGATTTCCGGTCAGAAGCCGATCAAGTCGTCAAAGCAGGGCTTGTTCCAGATCCTCGACGTGGTCGACCTGATGCGTCCCCTTACCAAGTACACCCGTCAGATCAGCAATGCCAACACCATCCCCGCGAAGGTGCGGGAAGCCTTCCGACTGGCCTCGGAGGAGCGGCCCGGAGCGGTCCACCTGGAGCTGCCGGAAGACATCGCGGCGGAGCGCCCGGAGCCGGATACCCATATCTTCGAGCCCAGCGACGCCAGGCGGCCCTCCGCCAGTGTGAAAAGCCTGGAGATGGCCTGTGACATGCTGCGAAAGGCCCGGCATCCACTGATTATGATCGGGGCGGGCGCCAACCGGAAACGGGTGTCCCAGGCACTGATCCATCTGGTCAACGTCACCAACATTCCGTTCTTTACCACCCAGATGGGCAAGGGTGTGGTGGACGAGCGCCACCCCCGCTATCTGGGCAATGCTGCCCTGTCAGCCGGGGATTTCGTCCATTGCGCTATCGACCGCGCCGACCTGGTCATCAACGTGGGCCATGACGTGGTCGAGAAGCCGCCGTTTTTCATGAAGGCCGGCGGCAAGCAGGTTATCCATGTGAACTTCAGCGGTGCCGATGTCGATCCGGTCTACTTCCCGCAACATGAGGTGGTAGGCGACATCGCCAACAGCGTGGAGTACATGGCGGAACACTGCGGGCATTGCGCAAGCCACGATTTCTCCTGGTTCATGGACGTCAAGGCGGCGGTGGACCGGCACCTGAAGGACCGGTCGGACGATGAGCGGTTTCCGGTTATCCCCCAGCGGATCGTGAGCGACGTGCGCCGGGTGATGCCGGAGGACGGCATCATTGCCCTGGATAACGGCATGTACAAGCTCTGGTTCGCCCGCAATTATCCGGCCTATGACAACAACACGGTGCTGTTGGACAATGCCCTCGCGTCTATGGGGGCGGGTCTGCCCAGCGCCATGATGGCGGCCATGCTGTATCCGCACCTGAAGGTGATGGCGGTGTGTGGTGATGGCGGCTTCATGATGAACAGTCAGGAGCTGGAGACCGCCGTGCGTCTGAATCTCAATCTGGTGGTGCTGGTCATCGACGACAGCGCCTACGGCATGATCAAGTGGAAGCAGGGACAGGAGGGGTTCGAGGATTTCGGGCTCGACTACCGAAACCCGGATTTCGTGAAGTACGCCGACTCCTATGGTGCCACCGGCCACCGCATAGCGCGCACCGAGGACTTGCGGCCGACCCTGGAGCGGGCACTTTCAGAGGGCGGTGTTCACCTGGTGGACGTTCCGGTGGACTACAGCGAGAACCGCCGGGTGTTCGACGAAGAGCTGGCAGACCTGACCTGCCAGCTGTAG